Proteins from a genomic interval of Rosa chinensis cultivar Old Blush chromosome 2, RchiOBHm-V2, whole genome shotgun sequence:
- the LOC112189201 gene encoding probable xyloglucan endotransglucosylase/hydrolase protein 6, giving the protein MYPSMRSSVTASISLCFLSLFSLSAFARPATFLQDFQVTWSDSHIRQIDGGRAIQLVLDQNSGCGFSSKHKYLFGRVSMKIKLIPGDSAGTVTAFYMNSDTDTVRDELDFEFLGNRTGQPYTVQTNIYARGQGNREQRVNLWFDPAADFHTYTILWNHHHIVFYVDDVPIRLYKNNEAKGIPYPKLQPMGVFSTLWEADDWATRGGLEKINWSKAPFYAYYKDFDIEGCSVPGPANCASSTNNWWEGTAYQALNALEYRRYKWVRMNHMIYDYCSDRSRFPKPPPECVAGL; this is encoded by the exons ATGTATCCCTCTATGAGGAGTAGTGTTACTGCTTCTATTTCCCTTTGTTTCCTTTCACTATTTTCCCTCTCAGCCTTTGCACGACCAGCCACTTTTCTTCAGGATTTCCAAGTCACATGGTCTGATTCTCATATCAGGCAAATCGATGGAGGGAGGGCCATCCAACTCGTTCTTGACCAAAACTCTG GTTGTGGCTTTTCCTCCAAACACAAGTACTTGTTTGGCCGTGTGAGCATGAAGATCAAGCTCATTCCCGGTGACTCTGCCGGAACTGTCACCGCTTTCTAT ATGAACTCGGACACAGATACAGTACGTGATGAGCTTGATTTTGAGTTCTTGGGGAACAGGACTGGACAGCCTTACACAGTCCAGACCAATATCTATGCTCGTGGACAGGGTAACAGGGAGCAAAGGGTGAACCTCTGGTTTGACCCTGCTGCAGATTTCCACACTTACACAATTCTCTGGAACCATCACCATATTGT CTTCTATGTAGATGATGTGCCTATCAGGCTGTACAAGAACAATGAAGCGAAAGGAATCCCATACCCAAAGCTCCAACCCATGGGGGTGTTCTCAACATTGTGGGAAGCTGATGATTGGGCAACAAGAGGAGGGCTTGAGAAGATAAACTGGAGCAAAGCCCCCTTCTATGCTTATTACAAGGACTTTGACATCGAAGGATGCTCTGTGCCAGGACCAGCTAATTGTGCCTCAAGCACTAATAACTGGTGGGAAGGCACTGCTTACCAAGCACTCAATGCCCTTGAATATAGAAGATACAAGTGGGTTCGTATGAACCACATGATCTACGATTACTGCTCCGACAGATCCCGGTTCCCAAAACCCCCACCCGAGTGTGTCGCCGGCCTCTAA